A window from Cellulomonas sp. C5510 encodes these proteins:
- a CDS encoding ABC transporter substrate-binding protein gives MIRTTARPRRRLGVGLAGAAALALLVSACSGGDGPDSQGSTAGVGASDTLVAYTGQAGDYQINFNPYSPSNIGGRGTIYEPLYFINKAQVQDPVPLLGTEYSWNDDGTVLSVTLRDGVSWSDGEPFTADDVVFTFDMLVDTPAINNVGYDGVTEAVDDTHVTFTFDEPAFVKAPDILGQYIVPEHLWADVNPTEDVIENPVGTGAYLLGDFKPQAFTLVANEDYWDGAPALKQIRWLSLSGNQAGADALAAGEIDWQTGPVPDIQNVAENYPGYDALTAHQNQMVLATCSNAELGCTGPQTDPAVRHALYLAMNRDQLNNLAFQGTAAEISPTFALVPSQEQWIADSVEEPVSAGGADAAAAAAVLEDAGYVRGDDGVYAKDGQRVSLNVEVVTGWTDYITAVDAISAQAKEAGIEVVSTQSSWNEWTDKRLKGSFQLAIDSLWQGPAPDPYYVYQYFFTNPTPVGESAGNAYARFSDPAVDAAIEKLQTLDFDDPARMDEFATIQDAVVEDMPYIPIMTGGTTSEWNVRKFSGWPTEDDMYAFPAVWSALDAAQIFKALTPTGE, from the coding sequence ATGATCCGCACCACCGCACGACCCCGGCGCCGGCTCGGCGTCGGCCTCGCCGGAGCGGCTGCGCTGGCCCTCCTCGTCTCCGCCTGCAGCGGCGGCGACGGCCCGGACTCCCAGGGCTCCACCGCGGGCGTCGGAGCCTCCGACACCCTGGTGGCCTACACCGGCCAGGCGGGCGACTACCAGATCAACTTCAACCCGTACTCGCCGTCCAACATCGGCGGGCGCGGCACGATCTACGAGCCGCTCTACTTCATCAACAAGGCGCAGGTGCAGGACCCGGTGCCGCTGCTCGGCACCGAGTACTCCTGGAACGACGACGGCACCGTGCTGTCCGTGACGCTGCGCGACGGCGTGAGCTGGTCGGACGGCGAGCCGTTCACCGCCGACGACGTCGTGTTCACCTTCGACATGCTCGTCGACACGCCGGCCATCAACAACGTCGGCTACGACGGCGTCACCGAGGCCGTCGACGACACCCACGTCACGTTCACGTTCGACGAGCCCGCGTTCGTCAAGGCCCCGGACATCCTCGGGCAGTACATCGTCCCGGAGCACCTGTGGGCCGACGTCAACCCCACCGAGGACGTCATCGAGAACCCGGTCGGCACCGGCGCCTACCTGCTGGGCGACTTCAAGCCGCAGGCGTTCACGCTGGTCGCCAACGAGGACTACTGGGACGGCGCGCCCGCGCTCAAGCAGATCCGCTGGCTCTCGCTGTCCGGCAACCAGGCCGGTGCCGACGCGCTCGCCGCGGGCGAGATCGACTGGCAGACCGGCCCCGTGCCCGACATCCAGAACGTCGCCGAGAACTACCCGGGCTACGACGCGCTGACGGCCCACCAGAACCAGATGGTGCTGGCGACCTGCTCGAACGCCGAGCTGGGCTGCACCGGCCCGCAGACCGACCCGGCCGTGCGCCACGCGCTGTACCTGGCCATGAACCGGGACCAGCTCAACAACCTCGCGTTCCAGGGCACGGCGGCCGAGATCTCGCCGACGTTCGCCCTGGTGCCCAGCCAGGAGCAGTGGATCGCCGACTCCGTCGAGGAGCCCGTCTCCGCCGGCGGTGCCGACGCCGCCGCGGCCGCCGCCGTGCTCGAGGACGCCGGCTACGTGCGCGGCGACGACGGCGTCTACGCCAAGGACGGCCAGCGCGTCAGCCTGAACGTCGAGGTCGTCACCGGCTGGACCGACTACATCACCGCGGTGGACGCCATCTCCGCCCAGGCCAAGGAGGCCGGCATCGAGGTCGTGTCCACGCAGTCGTCCTGGAACGAGTGGACGGACAAGCGGCTCAAGGGCAGCTTCCAGCTCGCGATCGACTCGCTGTGGCAGGGACCCGCGCCCGACCCGTACTACGTCTACCAGTACTTCTTCACGAACCCGACGCCCGTCGGGGAGTCCGCCGGCAACGCCTACGCGCGGTTCAGCGACCCGGCGGTGGACGCCGCGATCGAGAAGCTCCAGACGCTCGACTTCGACGACCCCGCCCGCATGGACGAGTTCGCGACGATCCAGGACGCGGTGGTCGAGGACATGCCGTACATCCCGATCATGACGGGCGGCACGACCAGCGAGTGGAACGTCCGGAAGTTCAGCGGCTGGCCCACCGAGGACGACATGTACGCCTTCCCGGCGGTCTGGTCGGCCCTCGACGCCGCGCAGATCTTCAAGGCCCTCACACCCACGGGGGAGTAG
- a CDS encoding ABC transporter permease — MRYVLRKLGFYAVALWAALTLNFLIPRLLPGNPVDILLAKLQQRGGTVTPETREAYALLLGGDDSIPLVQQYGLYLRNLLRGDLGVSVSYYPASVTDVISTSMPWTITLVGIATVIAAVIGVLLGMFAGWRPGTWLDSLVPGTTLLAAVPYFWLALILVYLLSRTWGLLPGQGGYDVVLDPGWNAEFIGSAIYHGTLPALTIVIASLGGWLLGMRNMMVSTLSEDYILTARAKGLTDGRIQRHYAARNAVLPSIAGFAISLGFVVSGSVITEQIFSYPGIGSRLLNAVTNNDYALMQGVFLFITLAVLGANLLVDLLYGLIDPRTRAKG, encoded by the coding sequence GTGAGGTACGTCCTGCGCAAGCTGGGCTTCTACGCCGTGGCCCTGTGGGCCGCCCTGACCCTGAACTTCCTCATCCCGCGGTTGCTGCCGGGCAACCCGGTCGACATCCTGCTGGCCAAGCTCCAGCAGCGTGGCGGCACGGTCACCCCGGAGACCCGCGAGGCGTACGCGCTCCTGCTCGGGGGCGACGACTCCATCCCGCTCGTCCAGCAGTACGGGCTGTACCTGCGCAACCTCCTGCGCGGCGACCTCGGAGTCTCCGTGTCGTACTACCCGGCGTCCGTCACCGACGTGATCTCGACCTCCATGCCGTGGACGATCACGCTGGTCGGGATCGCGACCGTGATCGCCGCGGTCATCGGCGTGCTGCTCGGGATGTTCGCGGGCTGGCGGCCCGGCACGTGGCTGGACTCGCTCGTGCCGGGCACCACCCTGCTGGCCGCCGTGCCGTACTTCTGGCTCGCCCTGATCCTCGTGTACCTGCTGTCCCGGACCTGGGGCCTGCTCCCGGGGCAGGGTGGCTACGACGTGGTGCTGGACCCCGGGTGGAACGCCGAGTTCATCGGCTCGGCGATCTACCACGGCACGCTGCCGGCGCTGACGATCGTCATCGCGTCGCTCGGGGGCTGGCTGCTCGGGATGCGCAACATGATGGTCTCGACCCTGTCGGAGGACTACATCCTCACCGCGCGGGCCAAGGGCCTGACCGACGGCCGCATCCAGCGGCACTACGCCGCGCGCAACGCGGTGCTGCCGTCCATCGCCGGCTTCGCGATCTCCCTGGGCTTCGTGGTGTCGGGCTCGGTGATCACCGAGCAGATCTTCTCGTACCCCGGCATCGGGTCCCGGCTGCTCAACGCCGTCACCAACAACGACTACGCGCTGATGCAGGGCGTGTTCCTGTTCATCACGCTGGCCGTGCTCGGCGCGAACCTGCTGGTGGACCTCCTGTACGGACTCATCGACCCCCGCACGCGGGCCAAGGGCTAG
- a CDS encoding ABC transporter permease: MTNLTPATEPDILEATEQRAEAEAAGGHRRQSSWRLMLPTMTPWLAVGIVLVLGIAVFGIIGPSLVGDPSTIRDIGLTGPSGEHPLGTTQTGQDVLSQLAWSTRGSLQIGLLVGVLATLLSTLVGIYGAYLGGVADEAFSLLSNVFLVIPGLPLVIVIAAFVPREARGWWTIGIVLALTSWAGSARVLRAQTLSVRSRDYVAASRVSGERSWRVITVEILPNLLPVIASQFVFAVIAGILAEAGLSFIGLGSSGSQTLGTMLFYAQNGFALSLGAWWWFVPPGLMIALFGMGLSLINFSIDEVINPKLRTVRLHRKQMRRIARTEKEGRA, translated from the coding sequence GTGACGAACCTGACCCCGGCCACCGAGCCGGACATCCTGGAGGCCACCGAGCAGCGCGCCGAGGCGGAAGCCGCCGGAGGTCACCGCCGCCAGTCGTCGTGGCGGCTGATGCTCCCGACGATGACGCCGTGGCTCGCCGTCGGCATCGTGCTGGTCCTCGGCATCGCCGTCTTCGGCATCATCGGGCCGTCACTCGTCGGCGACCCGAGCACCATCCGCGACATCGGCCTGACGGGCCCGTCCGGCGAGCACCCCCTGGGCACCACGCAGACCGGCCAGGACGTGCTGTCCCAGCTCGCGTGGTCCACCCGCGGGTCGCTGCAGATCGGCCTGCTGGTGGGCGTGCTCGCGACGCTGCTGTCCACCCTGGTCGGCATCTACGGCGCCTACCTCGGCGGCGTCGCGGACGAGGCGTTCTCCCTGCTGTCGAACGTGTTCCTCGTGATCCCCGGCCTGCCGCTGGTGATCGTCATCGCGGCGTTCGTCCCGCGCGAGGCCCGCGGCTGGTGGACGATCGGCATCGTCCTGGCGCTCACGAGCTGGGCCGGCTCGGCCCGGGTGCTGCGGGCGCAGACGCTGTCGGTGCGCAGCCGCGACTACGTCGCAGCCTCCCGGGTGTCCGGCGAGCGGTCCTGGCGGGTCATCACCGTCGAGATCCTGCCGAACCTGCTGCCGGTCATCGCGTCGCAGTTCGTGTTCGCGGTGATCGCCGGCATCCTCGCCGAGGCCGGTCTGTCGTTCATCGGGCTCGGGTCGTCCGGGTCGCAGACCCTCGGGACGATGCTGTTCTACGCCCAGAACGGCTTCGCGCTGTCGCTCGGCGCGTGGTGGTGGTTCGTGCCGCCGGGCCTGATGATCGCGCTGTTCGGCATGGGCCTGTCGCTCATCAACTTCTCGATCGACGAGGTCATCAACCCCAAGCTCAGGACCGTCCGGCTGCACCGCAAGCAGATGCGCCGCATCGCCCGCAC